The genomic window CCACCGCCCTGCCAGCAGGTGGTGATATGCTGGcagttttcatgtgttgttttctcgCTGTGTCTCTTATATCACTGTCACGTTTTGAGCCAACTGGTCAATGTATGGTGAAGTATAGGGCACTTactgtttcgtggcgaatggtcAAAATTGGCCAAATTTCTGATGGTTGCCGTAGCCACAGcattttgaatctgcaaaaacGTTTGCAGATTGATCGTTTGCAGAATATCCATTTTTGATATGtccagatgtttgtttgtatttttatgttggTATGATTAATCTGCTCAGACGAATTAGAAAAACTAATTCCGGGAATTCCAATAGGTCCTTGCACCACTATGTGAGTGCTTTGGCCCTAATTAAAGTCTGATATGATTCATAAACCATTAATTTCATGCTTCACTCAGCACATGTCTACACACTGCAGTGACCATGACACCTGTGAttatttgttacacagctggagcattgtgtttttgaaaaggcTGGGCTTCACCAGAACTATGTTATCAACAGCTTATTCATTTCCATCTTCAATAACTCATGCAGTTATTAACAAAGAAACATATTGGACTGATGTCAGTATTGGTAATCTGAATGATACTCAAGACTTAAACCTGTTGTGATTTATGCCTCTTGTATCGTGTGTAATCATATTTGCATTGCTTTTATCTcctgcacagagacacaatatCTAATTTCAAGATAAGTACTAACTTCAGGAATTCTAaccatatttaatttattttatttttatttttaaccaacaGTTTGTCCAATAGATGGCAGCAGGaggcatataaaaaaaaaaaaaccataaaggCCACCTTGTCGTGCCGCAACCCAACCTGCTGCATGATCACAGTTTTCCCCCGgacaagttgttgttgtttcctgaaGGTAACATTTATGAACCAAGGCGAGACAAATAAAAAGCTTAAGTTCATCAAAAAAGTGAACAGAAAGAACACCAAGGtcatatgaataaatatttattctcctgttttatttttgtcctgttttgatGTTAGTGATTGCTGAATAGCCGAGACTCACACACATCATCTAGATTTaccttttatttgtgtaatgAGAAAAGGGAAGGATTACACAAGACTTTCTTCTTCCTGCTTCCTTTCAATCATAGAGTGtgtagggaaaaaaaatgtgatgctttattgtgatttgtgtatttttttaatttgcattgcATGATgggaacaaataaaaaatgaaatgaaaatgtaaccCAGCTGTTGGGGTGTTGCAacgcttgttttctttttttttcttttgttatataTGGCTGTAATACACTGCTGTAGAAAAGAAACTATACATGGATAGTAGTATTGAGGTTTGAGGGTTTAGTTTCCTGAGACCAGTTCTTTGTctgttgtttaaaatgatgcATCTTTACCAATCCGATTATACACACAGATATTTTTCCAAAAGCAAAGATTTAAAGTTTATGAGGTTAGATTTTTGACTGATTGCAATatagtttgtcattttctgttttgtgtaATATAATCCACTTTACTTAATTTTACTTAGATTATTTTccttcacaaaaaaacagattaagagaaaatcactgaaatGTTCGTCAAGAAGGTAAAATTTAGATTTGGGAGCAcagtaacaaagaaaacatttttgagaTGCTGATATTCCACTGATTACTTTTTTAATAGCGGGACCCTCTTTTTAAACTTGACTATCGTCACCCAGTGAATAGTTTACATTGAACTCCAGTTGAACAAATTTGTACATGTGTTTCTGATCATTTCGATTTGATATTATTTcatatgttgttatttaatatctaatatattttaaaactgcagttcataacatattttaaaatgtaaatattttgccACTGTTTGGTTCGTGTGACAAGGGACAGCCCATGgaaagtggaaagggaacttgtaaCCGGGCGCTGCTCAGTGGTTGCTGCTGCTCCAAGATTTAGGAAGGTTTCTAATCGAGCAAGAAACCTTGGGTTAAATTCAGAAAAGGAATTTGCCCAGCGGGACTAACAAAGTACTCATTTTGACCTGACATCAGTCAGACAACAGTGTATCTCAACAGAAGAATTCACTTGTGAAACTTTGGTCTGGGGTGATTTCGTTTTCagtccaacctgtttgcagccatttACTGTAAGTTGAcgagcacaatgttgctgttgccaaaaacaatcaaacaaaaacaatcaattcCTGTttgcagcatgggaatgtcgCTAGGTGCCGCAAGAACAAagcactgctatactgagaaacacaggccTCCTTTAGACCTGGCCTAACGcttgtaagtacaggtgtgaatacaccttagctccacccacaacaacaactacGTGAGTGGAAATATATTAGTGGCTCCAAGCACAGCTAACGTGAAAGCGCCGGTTTTCCACTTGTCGAAGACGACTTCCGTCCCTGCTTCAAAAGATAGGGGAGTCCATACTATCTGATCAATATCCGATCATAGAAAATGCATTCAaatgccaggtgtaaaaggggtcacagagtcatgtggagctggcTTAATCAGCACAGTGTGatctcatttgacaatggtttgaatctaacatttgtttatattcaaagttatgcactacagcttttaGTCGGAAAAGTCTTGACACATCTGTGGATCGCCATCcagtctctttttttaaatttagtaaACTAATTTGCTACTCTAACTAAATGGatccttgtctttttttttttcactatgaACTAATTAAAACATCAGAAGCTGAATGGTCCTTCAGTCTACTGGCCATCCTCCCAGCTGAACTGGTTCACCATTATGTCATCTTCCTGTTTCATGGAGTCAAGGAGATACCTGACCCCTGCTTTCACACCAGTCTTCATCCCTGCACCCAGAGCATAACCTGCCACACCTGCAGTCCCACCTGTGGCGATCATGAGAGCGTCTGTGCCCAGGTCAACAGCACTGAGGATGGCTCTCTCCTTGGCTGTTTCAGAACAGTTGACAGTGGCATAATACACCGCTGTGCCCAGGTTGTAGAGGGTGCTAACTGCAGGGATCCACTCTACCACATTGTACACACGCTGCTCATTTCTGTTTATACAGCTCCTCTGGGGGCTGCGCTTTAATCGCTGAGCTGAAGCAACAGGGATTGAACTAAACTCCTCTGCATTACATTGATGGATCCAACATTCAGAGCCTGGGGATTTGGACGGCAGAATACGGCTGCCTTCCCGCAGCACTGCCTGGTACATGATGCCTGGAGTGAGTGGTCCTCTGTTGgtcacacctgcacacaggactCCCAGTCCCTCACAGCTGTTTACTGCCTCCTTCAGTCCACCTGTGCTTCCCTCCACACTTGTCCCCACCAGCATTGTTCCATTGACCCTGGTCCAACCATCACAGTGACTTTCCTGCTTGGTGGTTTCCTCTCCGGCTGTCACTAGCCGCTGGATGTTGAACATCACAGCTTCTATGTGGTGCCCTGCTTGATCTCTCTCTGAAAATGTTGTTGGTGATACAGATGCTGACTTAGTCAGACTCCTTTCTATTAAACTCTGCACCTCCAGCAGAAGCTCCTCTGTATCCGTCACTCCCAGTAAGTTGTACAGCTTTAGCACCAGGGTTTGTGCCTCCTTTGGGCATCCTGCTACCACCAACACTGGCACTAGAGAGAGGCCCAGCAGCTCTTGGGGGAACATAGAGGACAAAGGGTCATCCACAGTACTGGCAGACAGAAGCTCTTCACAGCTGATGTTCCCATGAATGTGGAGATGATCTTGAATCTGTCCCTGAAGTCTTGCCCTGAGGCCTGATGTCACATGTTGGGCAGACTGGACTCTCTTCTCTTCATCCACAACCACTGATACAGGGTCATGTTTTTTGGCAGATGAGAGGCTGAGCTGAGAGCCAAGGAAGGCCTGATGATCCTGTTTGTCAGATTCCTCCAAAACTCCATTGACATGAGTGTTCAAAACCAAAGGATTCCTCTGAGTGAGAGGAGGTGGGGCCCTGCACAAACCTTGTTCATTCAGCAGGAGCTGGATCACAATCATCCATTTTAACTTCATGAACATCATTCCACCTTTGCTGGAGGTCTTTTCCAAAGCCAACACTAGAGTATAaagaaacacatgcaaacattgCAAAATAAGTGATCGCATgttgactttaaaaacacagcatttattAGCTTTAAGTAATTGTTCTCACAAAAATTAACTGATTGTGGTCCAGTTCTCCTGTAACCACAAAATCATTTGTTTCAGAACATTTTGTAGTGACCTGATTATTTAATTGTTGTAAGCATATGTTATAGTGTATAATAAGT from Solea senegalensis isolate Sse05_10M linkage group LG4, IFAPA_SoseM_1, whole genome shotgun sequence includes these protein-coding regions:
- the apof gene encoding uncharacterized protein apof translates to MMFMKLKWMIVIQLLLNEQGLCRAPPPLTQRNPLVLNTHVNGVLEESDKQDHQAFLGSQLSLSSAKKHDPVSVVVDEEKRVQSAQHVTSGLRARLQGQIQDHLHIHGNISCEELLSASTVDDPLSSMFPQELLGLSLVPVLVVAGCPKEAQTLVLKLYNLLGVTDTEELLLEVQSLIERSLTKSASVSPTTFSERDQAGHHIEAVMFNIQRLVTAGEETTKQESHCDGWTRVNGTMLVGTSVEGSTGGLKEAVNSCEGLGVLCAGVTNRGPLTPGIMYQAVLREGSRILPSKSPGSECWIHQCNAEEFSSIPVASAQRLKRSPQRSCINRNEQRVYNVVEWIPAVSTLYNLGTAVYYATVNCSETAKERAILSAVDLGTDALMIATGGTAGVAGYALGAGMKTGVKAGVRYLLDSMKQEDDIMVNQFSWEDGQ